In one window of Aceticella autotrophica DNA:
- a CDS encoding ABC transporter ATP-binding protein, with translation MLGHPGGMSQGTEKARDFKGTMKKLFKYLSPYKISMIIVFIFAVASTIFTIVGPKILGKATTKLFEGVMNKISGNGTIDFDYIERIILILLCFYLLSLLFGYIQGWVMSGVSMKVTYKLRKDIFDKIHRMPLGYFESTNQGEVLSRITNDVDTISQTLNQSLTQIITSITTVIGVLIMMFSINWIMALVALLTVPISMLMIMGIMKYSQRYFKEQQDYLGHVNGHVEEMFGGHFIVRAFNGEKKSIDHFNKLNNRLYNSTWKSQFLSGLIMPVMNIVGNIIYVIECILGGWLAIKKTIEVGDIQAFIQYIRSFTMPISQIANISNILQQTAACAERVFEFLAEEEEIPDTSVPVKLDNIHGNVEFKHVRFGYNPDKIIINDFSAYIKPGQKVAIVGPTGAGKTTIVKLLMRFYDVNEGEILIDGHNIKEYTRSDLRSIFGMVLQDAWLSNSSIMDNIRYGRLNATEKEVIAAAKAAYVDNFVHTLPAGYNMVLNEEASNVSQGQKQLITIARAILKDPKILILDEATSSVDTRTEVLIQKAMDNLMKNRTSFIIAHRLSTIQNADLILVMNHGDIVEQGTHKELLAKGGFYANLYNSQFEEALVS, from the coding sequence ATGCTTGGGCATCCTGGCGGCATGTCACAGGGAACAGAAAAAGCCCGTGATTTTAAAGGTACAATGAAAAAACTGTTTAAATACCTAAGCCCTTATAAAATATCAATGATTATTGTTTTTATATTTGCAGTAGCCAGCACAATATTTACTATTGTAGGACCTAAAATTTTAGGTAAGGCTACGACAAAGTTATTTGAAGGAGTTATGAATAAAATCTCAGGTAATGGAACAATAGACTTTGATTATATTGAAAGAATAATTCTTATTCTTTTATGTTTTTATTTGTTGAGCCTATTATTTGGATATATACAGGGTTGGGTAATGTCAGGGGTTTCAATGAAGGTGACATATAAGTTAAGAAAAGATATTTTTGATAAGATTCATCGTATGCCTCTCGGATATTTTGAAAGTACAAACCAAGGGGAAGTATTATCACGTATTACCAATGATGTTGATACAATAAGCCAAACCCTTAATCAGAGTTTAACACAAATTATTACATCAATTACAACGGTAATCGGAGTACTTATCATGATGTTTAGCATAAACTGGATAATGGCTCTTGTGGCATTATTAACGGTGCCTATTTCCATGCTGATGATTATGGGTATTATGAAATACTCTCAGAGATATTTCAAGGAGCAACAGGATTATTTAGGGCATGTAAACGGTCATGTTGAAGAGATGTTCGGGGGGCATTTTATAGTAAGGGCATTTAATGGTGAAAAGAAAAGTATTGATCATTTTAATAAATTGAATAACAGGCTTTATAACTCAACATGGAAGTCTCAGTTTTTAAGTGGCTTAATTATGCCTGTCATGAATATTGTAGGTAATATTATCTATGTAATTGAGTGTATTTTGGGTGGATGGCTTGCTATTAAAAAAACCATTGAGGTTGGTGATATTCAGGCTTTTATTCAGTATATACGTTCATTTACAATGCCAATTTCTCAAATTGCCAATATATCTAATATTTTACAACAGACGGCTGCTTGTGCAGAACGTGTATTTGAATTTTTAGCTGAGGAAGAAGAGATTCCTGATACTTCTGTCCCTGTAAAGCTTGATAATATTCATGGCAATGTTGAGTTTAAACATGTTCGCTTTGGATATAATCCTGATAAAATCATCATTAATGATTTTTCTGCTTATATTAAACCGGGACAAAAGGTTGCAATTGTCGGACCAACTGGAGCAGGCAAGACAACAATAGTTAAATTGCTTATGCGCTTTTATGATGTAAATGAAGGTGAAATCTTGATTGATGGGCATAATATAAAGGAATATACCCGTAGCGATTTACGCTCAATATTTGGAATGGTTTTGCAGGATGCCTGGCTTTCTAACAGCAGTATAATGGATAATATCAGGTATGGTCGTCTTAATGCAACTGAAAAAGAAGTTATAGCTGCTGCAAAAGCAGCATATGTTGACAACTTTGTGCATACGCTTCCTGCTGGTTATAATATGGTGCTGAATGAAGAAGCTTCAAACGTATCTCAAGGTCAGAAGCAGCTTATAACCATTGCAAGAGCTATTTTAAAAGATCCAAAGATACTTATTCTTGATGAGGCTACGAGTTCTGTTGACACTCGTACTGAGGTACTAATTCAAAAGGCTATGGATAATCTTATGAAGAACCGTACAAGTTTTATAATTGCACATCGATTGTCGACAATTCAGAATGCTGATTTAATTCTTGTTATGAATCATGGAGACATTGTTGAACAGGGTACACATAAAGAATTGCTTGCAAAAGGCGGTTTTTACGCAAATCTTTATAACAGCCAATTTGAAGAAGCATTAGTTAGTTAA
- a CDS encoding ABC transporter ATP-binding protein, which yields MLKLLKYLKPFTVMLIVVIMLLFVQAMCDLALPDYMSNIVNKGIQQGGIVNAVPKAIRKSQMDKLVLFMSPADKAEVLKNYKLVDKSTADYNKYIKDYPVLSKEPVYILKNTDKSEIDKINLTMGKAFITVTGIEKAKDSAKGGIIDFNGKKIPANVDLFAMIAKMPREQLSQLSGEMDKKFSALGDNMIIQAAVSSVKAEYKALGMNTDKIQISYIINTGIIMLLISLLSAACLIMVVFLAAKIAAGVGRNLRENIFTKVENFSLTEFDKFSTASLITRTTNDITQIQMLLVIMIRMIFYAPIMGVGGIIRALGKSTSMSWIIALTIIVLLSLIMVVFAVAMPKFKIIQKLVDKLNLVTRENLSGIMVIRAFNTQKFEKDRFDKANQDLTKTNLFVNRVIVFMMPAMMFIMNGVTLLIVWVGANKIANSSMQVGDMMAFMQYAIQIISAFLMMSLMFILIPRASVSAQRIDEVLETEPTILDPKEPKHFAKEAKGIVEFKNVCFRFPGAEKDTLKNISFKALPGQTTAFIGSTGSGKTILVSLILRFYDVTGGQILIDGIDIREVTQHELRSRIGYVPQKGLLFSGTIKSNLMYGDENASDEDIKKAAEIAQAIEFINEKAEGFDSEISQSGTNVSGGQKQRLSIARALVKKPDIYIFDDSFSALDFKTDAALRKALKAKTSQSTVLIVAQRISTIMNADEIIVLEDGEIVGIGTHKELMENCKIYQEIALSQLSKEELA from the coding sequence ATGCTGAAATTATTGAAATACTTAAAGCCGTTTACTGTCATGCTTATTGTTGTAATAATGCTATTATTTGTCCAGGCGATGTGTGACCTTGCACTTCCGGATTATATGTCCAATATTGTTAATAAAGGTATCCAGCAGGGTGGGATTGTAAATGCCGTACCGAAAGCAATTAGAAAAAGTCAGATGGATAAACTTGTGCTGTTTATGAGTCCCGCTGATAAGGCAGAGGTTTTGAAAAATTATAAGTTAGTTGATAAATCAACTGCTGATTATAATAAATATATCAAAGATTATCCGGTTCTTTCTAAAGAACCTGTTTATATTCTTAAAAATACAGATAAATCGGAAATTGATAAAATAAACCTCACAATGGGAAAGGCTTTTATTACTGTAACAGGTATTGAAAAGGCTAAGGATAGTGCAAAAGGTGGAATAATTGATTTTAATGGGAAGAAAATACCGGCTAACGTAGATTTATTTGCAATGATAGCAAAGATGCCAAGAGAGCAGCTTTCTCAATTAAGTGGTGAAATGGATAAAAAATTTTCAGCCCTTGGTGATAATATGATTATCCAGGCTGCTGTTTCTTCAGTAAAAGCAGAATATAAAGCATTAGGAATGAATACAGATAAAATTCAAATTAGCTATATCATAAATACAGGGATAATAATGCTTTTGATATCTCTGCTAAGTGCCGCATGTTTGATTATGGTGGTATTTTTAGCAGCGAAAATAGCAGCAGGTGTCGGGCGAAATCTGCGGGAAAATATATTTACAAAGGTGGAGAATTTTTCACTGACCGAATTTGATAAATTCTCCACTGCTTCACTTATAACAAGAACAACAAATGATATTACACAGATTCAGATGCTTCTTGTTATTATGATAAGAATGATATTTTATGCACCGATTATGGGTGTAGGGGGAATAATTAGAGCACTTGGTAAAAGTACATCCATGTCTTGGATTATTGCATTAACAATCATTGTACTTCTTAGTTTAATTATGGTAGTATTTGCGGTTGCTATGCCTAAGTTTAAGATTATACAAAAGCTTGTTGATAAGTTAAATCTTGTAACCCGTGAAAATCTTTCAGGTATAATGGTTATAAGGGCTTTTAATACCCAAAAATTTGAAAAAGATCGTTTTGACAAAGCAAATCAAGACCTTACAAAGACAAATCTCTTTGTAAACCGTGTAATAGTATTTATGATGCCTGCTATGATGTTTATAATGAATGGGGTTACCTTACTTATTGTTTGGGTAGGCGCTAACAAGATTGCAAATTCAAGTATGCAGGTTGGCGATATGATGGCATTTATGCAGTATGCCATACAAATTATTTCGGCGTTTTTGATGATGTCCCTTATGTTTATTTTGATTCCAAGAGCTTCTGTATCTGCACAGCGTATTGATGAGGTTTTGGAAACGGAGCCGACAATTCTTGATCCCAAGGAACCAAAGCACTTTGCCAAGGAAGCAAAAGGGATAGTTGAGTTTAAAAATGTTTGCTTCAGATTTCCCGGCGCAGAGAAAGATACGCTTAAGAATATAAGTTTTAAAGCCTTACCGGGTCAGACAACGGCATTTATTGGTTCTACAGGTTCAGGCAAAACCATTCTTGTCAGCTTAATTCTTCGCTTTTATGACGTAACAGGGGGTCAAATCTTAATCGATGGGATAGATATAAGAGAAGTGACACAGCATGAACTTCGCAGCAGGATCGGTTATGTGCCTCAGAAAGGTTTATTATTTAGCGGAACGATCAAGTCAAATCTAATGTACGGAGATGAAAATGCATCAGATGAAGATATAAAAAAAGCTGCTGAAATTGCTCAGGCCATAGAATTTATAAATGAAAAAGCGGAAGGCTTTGATAGTGAAATCTCGCAGAGCGGAACAAATGTTTCAGGAGGGCAAAAGCAAAGATTATCAATTGCTCGTGCTCTTGTTAAAAAACCTGATATCTATATTTTTGATGATAGTTTTTCGGCTCTTGATTTTAAGACTGATGCAGCTCTCAGAAAAGCCTTAAAAGCCAAAACAAGTCAAAGTACCGTTCTTATTGTTGCACAACGTATTTCAACGATTATGAATGCAGATGAGATTATTGTACTTGAAGATGGGGAAATAGTAGGGATTGGTACACATAAGGAACTCATGGAAAATTGTAAGATTTATCAGGAAATTGCTTTATCACAGCTTTCAAAGGAGGAATTGGCGTGA